One window from the genome of Malus domestica chromosome 01, GDT2T_hap1 encodes:
- the LOC103435564 gene encoding ras-related protein Rab2BV-like has product MAYKVDHEYDYLFKIVLIGDSGVGKSNILSRFTRNEFCLESKSTIGVEFATRTLQVEGKTVKAQIWDTAGQERYRAITSAYYRGAVGALLVYDITKRQTFDNAQRWLRELRDHADSNIVIMMAGNKSDLNHLRAVPADDAQILAEKEGLSFLETSALEAFNVENAFQTILLDIYHIISKKALAAQEAVSTGLPQGTTINVANISSDMNKRTCCSN; this is encoded by the exons ATGGCGTATAAGGTGGATCACGAATATGATTACCTCTTCAAGATTGTATTGATTGGAGATTCGGGTGTCGGAAAATCGAACATTCTTTCGAGGTTTACGAGGAATGAGTTTTGTTTGGAGTCTAAGTCCACCATTGGAGTTGAATTTGCAACTAGGACATTGcag GTAGAGGGGAAGACAGTGAAAGCACAAATATGGGACACGGCAGGTCAAGAGAGGTACCGAGCCATTACGAGTGCTTACTACAGAGGGGCTGTTGGTGCCTTATTGGTGTATGACATAACCAAGAGGCAAACATTTGACAATGCGCAGAGGTGGCTCCGCGAACTAAGAGACCATGCAGACTCTAACATTGTCATAATGATGGCCGGGAACAAATCTGACTTGAATCACCTGAGAGCAGTTCCGGCAGATGATGCTCAAATCTTGGCTGAGAAGGAAGGTCTCTCGTTCCTTGAAACTTCAGCATTGGAGGCCTTCAATGTCGAGAATGCGTTTCAGACCATTTTGTTGGACATTTACCACATAATAAGCAAGAAGGCACTAGCAGCACAGGAGGCAGTTTCTACTGGACTTCCTCAAGGAACTACCATCAATGTTGCAAATATTTCCAGCGACATGAACAAGAGAACTTGTTGCTCTAACTAA
- the LOC108169394 gene encoding uncharacterized protein, whose amino-acid sequence MEFKKWNAVQPKTKLAEVQKWWKPEEGWIKCNFDGAWDEQNKRGGVGIIIRDAAGEFIAAMALKLEEIALALMAEIAAAREVALLLQRWNSQKVILEGDTLLVIIAAVQNNLDVNDGNFGHILTDIRRLLQPAQQWKANFVRRDANAMTHRCIFVKTEDGRNLYRQIGAFIES is encoded by the exons ATGGAATTTAAAAAGTGGAACGCGGTGCAACCGAAGACTAAGCTTGCCGAGGTACAGAAATGGTGGAAGCCGGAGGAAGGGTGGATTAAGTGCAATTTTGATGGGGCATGGGATGAGCAGAACAAAAGGGGAGGAGTAGGAATAATTATAAGAGATGCAGCTGGGGAATTTATTGCTGCCATGGCGTTAAAGCTGGAGGAGATTGCTTTGGCTTTAATGGCTGAAATTGCAGCGGCTCGTGAGGTTGCACTGCTTCTTCAACGATGGAATAGTCAGAAAGTGATATTGGAGGGTGATACTTTGCTGGTGATCATTGCTGCTGTTCAGAATAACTTGGATGTTAATGATGGAAATTTTGGTCATATATTAACTGATATACGGAGGCTGTTACAACCTGCTCAGCAGTGGAAGGCCAATTTTGTGCGACGTGATGCCAATGCAATGACTCACAG gtgcattttcgtcaagactgaagatGGCAGAAATTTGTatcgacaaattggtgctttcattgagagttga